The stretch of DNA AAGGTCCTGAACATAAACGAGCTGGCCAATGCCTTGAAGCCCGTTGTTTTTCCGGGCGAAAATATGCAGATCAAACTGCTTAAGGAAGGCAAAGAATATAATCAGGCGGTGGGATATCTGGATGACGGGACTATGGTCGTGGTGGAGGACGCCCGCCGGCTTATCGGGCAGGAAGTCAAGGTTGTGGTCACTTCCGTGCTGCAGACGCCTGCCGGCAGGATGATCTTTACCAAGATAGTAAAATGAAGATGTATGTGACCGCTATAGTCCTGGCTGCGGGAAAAGGCCTGCGTTTCGGCTCCGCAAAACCCAAGCAATTGAGCCTTCTGGGCGGTAAACCTGTGATAATCCACAGCCTGCTGGCTTTAAGCGGGTCTGAGCATATACGGGATATTGTTCTGGTGGTTAATTCCACCAATAAAGGGGATATCCTCGGGCAGGTCCGGAAATATAATATACCTAAAATAAGGCAAGTTGTTTTTGGCGGCAAACGCCGGCAGGACTCGGTTAGGAACGCTTTAAAGGTTTTGGATAAGAGCGCGGAACTGGTATTGATCCATGACGGGGTAAGGCCTTTTATCGGCAAGGATTACATAGACGGATTGATCAGGGAAGCTGCT from Candidatus Omnitrophota bacterium encodes:
- the ispD gene encoding 2-C-methyl-D-erythritol 4-phosphate cytidylyltransferase, which gives rise to MKMYVTAIVLAAGKGLRFGSAKPKQLSLLGGKPVIIHSLLALSGSEHIRDIVLVVNSTNKGDILGQVRKYNIPKIRQVVFGGKRRQDSVRNALKVLDKSAELVLIHDGVRPFIGKDYIDGLIREAAKTKAAILAVPVKATVKKARKSGRGKSLRVSQSLKREELWEVQTPQAFNKELLVTAYDRFNSGDVTDDAMLIEKMAKPVSLVMGSYENIKITTPEDLAIAEVFYKQKRF